One stretch of Scatophagus argus isolate fScaArg1 chromosome 18, fScaArg1.pri, whole genome shotgun sequence DNA includes these proteins:
- the LOC124049792 gene encoding cytochrome b5, with amino-acid sequence MGEKGEQSADGVKYYRLSEIEEQNSFKSTWIIIHHKVYDVTKFLDEHPGGEEVLREQAGGNATESFEDVGHSSDAREMAASMVIGELHPDDRHKLVKPEDTLVTTLTEQASWWTNWLVPTLVAIIVTLIYRMYATDSE; translated from the exons ATGGGTGAGAAGGGGGAACAGAGCGCCGATGGAGTTAAATATTACAGGCTGTCAGAGATCGAGGAGCAGAACTCGTTCAAATCAACGTGGATCATCATCCACCACAAAGTCTACGATGTCACCAAGTTTCTGGACGAG CACCCcggaggagaggaggtgctgAGGGAGCAGGCGGGAGGAAACGCCACCGAGAGCTTCGAGGACGTCGGACACTCGAGCGACGCCAGAGAGATGGCCGCCAGCATGGTGATCGGAGAGCTGCACCCG gacgACAGACACAAGCTCGTCAAACCGGAG GATACACTAGTGACCACTTTGACTGAACAGGCCAG CTGGTGGACTAACTGGTTGGTTCCGACTCTGGTCGCCATCATCGTCACGCTGATATACCGCATGTACGCCACAGACAGCGAGTGA